The nucleotide window TTAATAAACTTCGTGACAGATTcatttttgcattaaatatatattcatgttgaaattattattaaaaaaattatatatagaaCATGCTCCTGACTGTAgtttcatttgtttgtgtgtgggttaCTTTAGCTGCTACTGGAGACGTGTCGGCATATCAGATCTTTTCTACCAACACCAGCCTGCAGCAGGGTGTAGTGATGGCGAGCTCACCAGCCCCACTGCACAACTCTCAGCAACTTTGTGAGGATGCCTCACGGAAGAGGGAGATTCGCCTGATGAAGAACAGGTAACACTCAAGTTCTAGACTTAGCACCAGGTCCAAATACCAGTAGTTCTTAAAATCaaatatgttataaaaaaactgttttgaacCTGCCAAGAAGGCTTCGCTTACTCATATTGAGACAGATGAACAATTAAAGCAAAAGATCACACAAAGCTAAATTCAGCCTTCAGAGTCAACTTCCTGACCTCCAACCAGCTTGCTAGAGACCAACGTCCGAACCACTGTCAAAATTACTAACAgttgatgtttgatgtgtgCATTAACAGAAGGTCTTCATCTGAATCTACATTATACATTCTGCTGCTTCCACATAATTGGCTAATCCTGTTAAATTACCCTCCTGTTAAAACCTGTTAAATTCCTGTGAGAGGCTGGGGttaattttacttaaaaaaatatattacaacaaTTGTTATAAATTGTCTGAGGTGCCTAGAAGTTGCTCTTAAAAAacaccataaaaaaacaaaaaaaacaatgcctcTTTACTGCCTCTTTGGGAAAGTGATTGAAGTGGCTCTTGACATCAAGTTGGATGTGATTATGCTCATTAGAGGGTCTTTGTTATCGCTTCCAGGGAAGCTGCACGGGAATGCCGCCGGAAGAAGAAAGAGTATGTCAAATGTCTTGAGAATCGTGTTGCCGTGCTCGAAAATCAAAACAAGACACTCATCGAAGAACTCAAGGCCTTAAAAGACTTGTATTGTCGCAAAACGGATTAAGAAAGAAACTGTTCGAAATCACACATTGGAGACTTTTCTCTTTACGGATTACTGAATGGATCTGAGCAAAAGCACTTTCTCTTTAGTCACTGCTCGCAACTCAAGAAAAACAGGAACAGATGCATTGCTTATGTGGTTTTATATCTTGAAGATTGTGATGACCGCTTcagaaaattgtgtgtgtgtgtgaggtggttGCTTCACAAAGCTGATTTGCTGCACTGAACCAGTGAATGTGGTATTTTGCCTTTGTCACTTGTGCTTTTTGCAGGTATGCGGCTAAAAAAAGTTGACGCAGAAAAATGGAGTATGTAAAATGCATAGAAGCCCAAGTCTCCATGCTGAAGCTGCAGAACAAAAAACTCAAGgaaattatgaatattttaaaggaaaataaagggAATTTGTGCTGAGATGTCAAGTTCTGTCTTAACAGTTACTGCCTAATTGCTTATTTatagatttcttttatttttaatattcattattcTGCATTTTAATCTTCTGCTTTAGTTTTTATATctttgtgataaaagaaaaataccagCAAATAAATGCTTTCCTGAGTTTTAACAAAAGAAATGTATCATCTATTGATTTATCAATATTTCAGTTTGACTATATAATAAAGAagctgtttgtgtatgtttgaaTGTAACTATCTAACACGTATTAGGACTCAATGTTATGAGCCTACTGAATATTGAAGTATACggaatattgaatatttacacaaacatccccggtgCGTACTGttcggagccccgcccccacctcggctactcagaccacatctgtCATGCTATTTCCAGTATACAGACCGCTCCTGAGGTGCTCTACACCaattctgaaacaggtgaaaacctggccagctGGAGCCACCTCTGCTCTTCTGGATTGTTTTCATTGCAATGACTGAAACATGTTTAGGGAAGCGGCAACCAACAGCGACTCAATCAACTTGGAGGAGCACACGACTATTGACCAGCTACATCAACAAGTCCATTGATGACATGACCATCTCCAAGTCCATCACCACACgttccaaccagaagccatggatgaccaTAAAGGTGCATGTGCAATTAAAGtccgccttcagagcaggggacaagacgcccgtaagaacagcaagggccagACTGTCCTATGGAATGCCAATGGAAGAAGAAATAGTATGTCAAATGTCTTGAGAATCGTCCTCGAAAATCAAAACAGGACACCCATTGAAGAATTTAAGGCCTTGAAAGATGTGTACTTTTGCAAAtctaaattagaaaaaaatgttcgAAATCACACATtggagcctttttttttttttgtttttttttgttttttttttacggattACTGAATGGATCTGAGCAAAAGCACTTTCTCTTTAGTCACTGCTCACAACTCAAGAAAAACAGGCACAGATGCATTGCTTCTATAGTTTTATATCTTGAAGATTGTAAAGACCGCTtaagaaaattgtgtgtgtgtgtgtgtgtgtgtgtgtgtgtgtgtgtgtgtgtgtgtgtgtaaggtggtTGTCTTACAGAGCTGATTTGCTGCATTGAACTAGTGAATGTGGTATTTTGCCTTTGtcactttttttgttgctttttgcAGGTATGCGTCTAAAGAAAGTCGACACAGAAAAAATTAGTATGTTAAATGCATAGAAGACCAAGTCTCCATGCTGAATATGCAGAACAAAGAACTcaaagaaattataaatatcttaaagGAAATTAAAGGGAATTTGTGCTGAGATGTCAAGTTCTGTCTTAACAGTTACTGCCTAATTGCTTgtttatactttttcttttccttttttttcattttcttgttttagtttttatatcTTTGTGATAAAAGAAATACACCAGCAAATGTTCTGATTTTCTGAGTTTTAACAAAAGAACTGTATtatctattattaatatttcagtTTGACTATATGATACAGAATGTGTATATTTGACTGTAACTATCTAACAGATGTATTCGAACTGAATGTCATCAGCCAACTAAATATTGAAGTGATGTTGGGTTTATGTAGTAAATTTCAATccagaataaatatatttttgacacTTATCTTTTTCTGATTTGGTTGAAAGtctttttagtgtgtgtgtgtgtgtgtgtgtgtgtgtgagagagagagatgtacagTTTTGATACCTTAAAGATTATTGATTGAGATGCCATTCTATCACTGAGTTCAGAATACATCAATTTATCATTGCCATTCTAATTTATATTTTGGAAGAAACCAACATGTACATGTGGATAAGAAACCCCAAATATACAATAGTATGAGGTTAGGATTGACGCTGTGGGTTCATCTTTGGATGTGTTTTTGGTTCCAAAATGTATACAGCAGCACGCAGCGGCCTCTTCGGATACAAAATTGTGTTTTTCGCGTTTTTAGCCGGACTTTTCCCAAGTATATttacatgggcgtaaattttGGGCGCAAACAGTAGGGGggacaattaatataaaatttctcatgagcaattctTGAgtgggggacacaaataatacagtcaaattgtacttacagtataaagacacagtacattattattgtagcatggagactgcgtcaattacaatggtaattcaaactgctttacacaaagaaagtaaaactatcataaaaaataaccacaacaataaaaacaagtaataataaaagtttaacattttatttacaaattaatgaagacacttaagaacagaatataaattgattatacaaaaaaataaagtggggtcagttcggacgtagcacagtgatcatttagtaaatgcacagataaacaatatgctccttgtgtgttaatgttaacattattccaagtcgtcccaaataaaacactgcatgtgaaacggctttggtgtgttagtgtcactgcactatgctacaagctattgtacacaagctaacgttcactagataagtaatattttaatcactaatagagcagattcatggaaaattacatccgtaatcagcatttttgccgcaactaatttatgaatgagtctgcatcaactacattaaagagaattgctttatttagtgaataaaataagtgaataaaataccctacttaatggagttgaacattaattgagccgcagtcacacacctgactcgtgtgtgtaggtgagataaactgagaaaacaggcagtgggtcaaaccactgtgaggaaggggagggggaactcaactgtttctaaatgcatttttgcgggtttttttctacttacacaattattttagttatacacacgtattttttatataatagagaatacatatGTGAGTGCGATATAGAGtgcgattttttaaaatatttttatcccTCGGATggggggggacatgtcccctccgtcccccccgggatttacgcccatgtatATTTACACCAAAGACAGTTGTGATATTTTATACGACTGCCAGATGCTGTACAGAAAGCACGCAGCCACCAATCTGCATGATGACGTACTCGAGAAGTCCGGGGGGGCGGGGCGTCGGAAGCGGTGCACGAGAAAGGGGAAGTCCGTGCTTGGCTACAAACAAACCCAAACCGGCTGACTTTCATGTCCGCTCCCTGGGCAATAAATTGGACTACTCCGAATCCAGCGGACCACACGGCCATAGTTTAAAGACTGCAGCGTCTTAAAGGCTAAATAGTTTAAAggctcgcggtggtggcgtgtgtgtttacatcaacacggaatTATGCAAGAGCTCTGTGCTTGTTTCCAGCTACTGCTCGTCGCTACTGCAGTTCGTAAGACGCAGGCCATTTTATTTAACACGGGAATTGACCACAGTGTTCATTGTCGAAGTGTACATTCTCACCAGTGCTAAGGACAAGGAGGCACTATGTGATCTCTACGgggctattagcgacctgcagaatgttCACCCTGACGGACTGTtcattatcgccggagatttcaaacATATAAATTTAAACCATTGGTCCGCAGATTCCATCAGCATGTGAACTTTGCTACGAAAGAGGCGAACACGCCGGATCTTGGATTTGCACTGAACCAGTGAATGTGGTATTTTGCCTTTGTCGCTTGTGCTTTTTGCAGGTATGCGGCTAAagaaagtcgactcagaaaAAACGAGTATGTAAAATGCATAGAAGCCCAAGTCTCCATGCTGAAGAGGCAGAACAAAGAACTTAAGGAAAttataatcaaatcaaattttatttgtcacatacatacagggtacgacatgcagtgaaattaaAGAGACGTGCTGAGTTCTGTCTTAAGTTACTGCCTATTTGCTTgtttatactttttcttttaattttgttttacttttttatatctttgtgaTAAAAATATACCAGCAAATTTTCTGAGTTTTAACAAAAGAACTGTATTATCTTTTGATTTATCAATATTTCAGTTTGACTATATAAAAAGAAGCTGTTTTATGTGATTGATTCTATTTGATTGTAACTATCTAACAGATGCAGTCAAACTGAATGTCATCAGCCAACTAAATATTGAAGTGATCAATccagaataaatatttttttgacacatctttttctgatttttgtgtgtgtgtgtgagagagagagagagatttacagTTTTAATACCTTAAAAATTATTGATTAAGATGCCATTCTATTACTGGTGTTCAGAATACATCAATTTATCATTGCCATTCTAATTTATCTTGAAAGAAACCAACATGGGCATGTGGATAAGAAACACCAAATATACAATAATCTGAGGTTAGGATTGACGCTTCCTGGTTCCTGGACTGCACTTTTTTGTCTTCAGGAGGACATATCTTCCGATCAGCCTCCGCCGGACGTGCAGGTCCTCAGCCAGGTTAGCTTCGCGAGCCGCCCACGCTTGCACTCTCTTGTCTATAGGCTGCCCGCCtgcttctttctcctttttcatgGCGTTTTCTAAAGCGGCTCCAGCTACACCGGTGGACTACCTATTGCGAGCCTGCCCGGCCGCGTGCGGTGCTCTCATTGCCGCCAGGGATGCCCATCCCTTCTGCGTTGTCTGTATGGGTCTCAAGCATGCACAAGATGCTATCGACCTCCCGGAGAACTGTAGCCACTGCCTGGCGCTCCCGGAAAAACTCCTGCGTCGAAAAAGGCGACGCCGCGGCGCACCCGGGGGCCTCCCACAGTGCGACTTCCTCTGACTGGGCCGACCTGTGTCCTTCCCCGTTCGAGGATTTGCTACCGGCCGACAACCGTTTCCCCGAAGGACTGACAGGTTCCGAGCTCTCAATGTCTCCTCGCTGTTGTCCCTGGGGTAAGATGTCCTTCGCCGCGGCGAGGAGACCCCCCTACTCCGCTCCTTCTGGTCCTGATAGGAAGCGGCCGACCTGATGCTCTTACACAGGATGTTTTTTGATCCGCGTTCATGGGCGGTCAGCCCTCCGGACTCCTGTTCTTCCCTCCATGTTCGCCCGTCCAAAAGACGGAGGTTATTTTTCAGTAAGGTCGGCCCCACCGGCGAGGATCATTCTCTGTTCCGCACAGGCTTTACAGTTCCCCGTGTCGCCCAGAGTTCGTTTCCCTGTTCTAGTTGGGAAAAATGTGGGATCAAGTGCAGAAGCAGTGTCACCAAACACTCCCCTTCACACTCCTCTCACAAATTTAATAAAGGCACTGCCTCAGTTttccataataaataaataaatgaataaataaataaataaataaaattaaaagtaatccaaaaaagaaaaaaaaaaaagaaagaaacgtcATTAATCAAACGAATCTAATACAATAGTTTCTGGGAGAGTTTTTCCCCAGATCCCTGCATGTCGTCTCTGGTTTGACCACTAGATGGCGGCATTGCCCCATTAATGAGCGATCTGGCCGGTTCCGCTCTTGGCATTCCACCGCACTGTGTGGGGACCGCTCCGGGGTCACGTGACAGGCTGTCTGCCTGGCTCGGCCCGCGATTGGGTGATCCACACAGTCACGAGGGGTTACAGATTTCAGTTTGCCATAACACCCCCGCGGTTCAACGGAGTGGTAGGGTCCTATACGGACTAGAGCTCCGCTCACATTCTGAATGTCGTAATATCTTATTGCGAAGTGAGCGATTTGAGTTGTACCCTCTCGGGGCGATCATGCTGTGGAAAGTGGTAACCACAGATGCCTCCTTCACGGGGTGAAGGGCCTTCTGTCGAGGGGAAACCCACTCTACTAGAGTGGCAGATCCACCCTCGGATAGGGGGCTGCTATGTGAAAGGTTCGGCCAAGCACCCTTTGTGCGGAACCTTGGCCCCTCCCGTTGCGCACGGACCTTGCAGCCCGAGCGGTCGGGGAAATCTATTGTCCTCGCCCAGACAAAGTGTTTTTTCTGGGCTGGCCCCTATGAGGGCGTATTTGGACGCCTTGGGGCGTCCTTATCGCCACAATTCAGAATGCCAGGACCTCTTCCACGCGTTCTCTTTACGAGTGCGCGGGGCGTGTGTTTGAGGCGCGGTGCAGGTGACACCGGCTCGTTTCGTATCTGTGCGCGGTCTCTGACATTCTGTGTTTTTTGGCGGGACCTTATCGATCGCGGCGGAACTTCTTCCACAATCAAGGTCGATTTAGCGGCTATCGCTGCATGTCACGCCACTATGGCGGCGCCGCCCCATCCCGGTCTTCAAAGATGTAGTCCCAGATTGGGTTCTGGGGATATCT belongs to Silurus meridionalis isolate SWU-2019-XX chromosome 4, ASM1480568v1, whole genome shotgun sequence and includes:
- the LOC124384968 gene encoding cAMP-responsive element modulator-like, giving the protein MAIIREETESAATGDVSAYQIFSTNTSLQQGVVMASSPAPLHNSQQLCEDASRKREIRLMKNREAARECRRKKKEYVKCLENRVAVLENQNKTLIEELKALKDLYCRKTD